AAACCGAATAAACTGCACAGGCGGCTCAGGCAGCTGGGGTATAACGGCGAATTCCAGAGCATCAAAATGACATCATGGCGGAACTCGGCATGTCAGCTCAGCCACTGGGCAATGCCCAACAAATGGTTTGAAGAAATCGGACTGTTCGCGATGAATGAAATTCAAACGGGAGTGCTTCCTCTTTTTACAACGAGATAAGGATGAACAAGAGCCGTGTACGAGGCCCGTACGCACGGTTCTGTGAGAGGGATGAAGCAGACTTGATCAGCTGCTTCACCCTACTCGATATGTGTATTATTTATATCACTGAAAGTTTTGTCGGAGCTTATTTGCAAAAAAGAGACACGTCCAGGTGAAAAGAAAAAGAGTGTTGGAGATGCGGGCGCCTTAGAAGGCCCCCGCATTTAATACTTCTATGCCATATTGATAGATTTGCAAAAAGTTAAAAAAACTGAGGCGTCATGCCGGATTTGATCAGGCATTTTTTATTTTCAAACACTTTTGGATTCCGGCTTGCGCCGGAAGTAAGGGGATCGGGCTTTTTGCGACGTTGTCATATTAATTTGCTACAAAAAGAGCGACAGGTTCGATTACAGCAGGATCTTCCTTTTCCATGATCTCGACAATATGCTTGTTTAGTCTTTTCTTGTGTTCTCCGAAGATTCCCCTTTTCTTTGCAAATGTCGCAGCAAACTCAAGGGCCGATTTCATGAGATCTTCAGGGCCGTCGCATGCCTTCATTACAACATTGTTGGCGGCAAGCTCTTCGCCTCCATAGCGCTTTCCTGTAAGCTTCATTTCCAAGAATTTATACTCAGGTATGGCTTTTCTGCAGAAAGCAATCATTCCCGGAAGGAAAGGAATGCCAAGGTCAACTTCAGGGAAGCAGAAGAAGCCGCGATCTTTTCTCATGAACCTGAAGTCGCAGGCGCATGAGATGATTGCGCCGTTTCCGAAAGCATGGCCGCCTATGGCAGCTATTGTTGGAACTGGTATGAGGAACAGTTTTTTGAACACCTCATTCATATCGTACATGAATTTTCTTATGTCATCGAGCTTCTGATCAGCAAAAGCTTTGCTCATCCATTCAATGTCAATGCCGAGGGAAAAAGATTTCGGATCTGTTGAGGTCAGAATTATGGCAGTTACACTTGCGTCTGCTTCGGCTTCGTTGAGAGCTGCAAGAAGTCCGGCTGCAAACACAGGATTGTGACGGTTTTCTCCATTGGACATGCTTATTATTGCTGTTCCACCCTGTTTTTCGATCGTAATTCCTGACATATGAGAACCTTTCTGATAAATGGTTTAAGAGATCTGGTTTTTAGCTTTTGAAATATCGGCACTTTTGCCCATTACTATTAGGGTCATTCCTTCCTTGATTTCTGTTTCAACTGAAGGATTGAAAATCATCTCCTTGTCTTTTTTTAGCCCCAGAAGCAACAGATCATATTTTTTGTTAAGATTTATATCCTCAATTTTTTTACCTGTAAAATGAGAATCTCCGGTAATCTGGATATCATGTATTCTCAGCGTACCATCTCCGCTTCTTAGCATTGTATCCAGAAAAGAAACCGTAACTGGTCTGAGCATCTCTGACGCCATGCGCAGGGCTCCGATGAAATTGGGAGACACGACCCCGTCGGCTCCTGCTTTTATGAGCTTGTCCCTCATCTTGGGATTGGTCATTCTGCTGATGATCCTGATTTTGGGATTCATCATTCTCGCTGTCATGGTGATATACAGATTGTCCTTATCAGATGGCAGAGAGATAATTATGCCCGCAGCATGGTCAATTCCGGCGGATATCAGATTCTGGTCATCTGTCGCATCTCCTCTGATATAAAGTATACTGTCCCTGAACTGATGGTGGGCAGCACTGTCAGGATCAAAATCTATGAGAACGGCTTCTTCCTTGTTCTTAATGATTTCTTCAATCAGCGGAAGTCCTGTTTCTCCACCGCCGCAGACAATATAATGACGCTTCAGACCCCTGATTTTTCTTTCCATCTTGTTTCTCCGGAGCATGCCTGAAAGCTCGCCCTCGATGAGTATTGCGGTGAACGAGCTGATTGCATAAAGGATAATACCCATGCCGAAAATAAGTAGGCCCATTGTGTAAAACTGGGCGAGGGGATTCCCTGTTACAGGTACAACTTCTCCATATCCAACGCTTGTGAGGGATATTACGGTCATGTAGACGCAGTCGATGAAGCTTCGCTCGCCCATGAAAATGGCGTAATAGCCCGATGCGCCAGCCATGATGGTCAGCAGTATTGATGTTAAAAGTATGTAGAGTCTTTTTTTTATGCCTTCGACCATACTTTGGCGCTTATCCATATAAGCCCTTGGGCAGCCGGCTTAATGACTGACTGACCAAGGGTGGGATTTTTTTTGATAAATCAATAGTTTATAGGAACGGAAGTGGTTTTTACAAAGGCTGTTAAGCAGCCTTGGCTGCTTCCTGAAAACCCAGATCAAAGGCTTTGATGTTTATTTCCGCAAGCTGGGGTTTGATTCTTGCCTTTATAGCTTCCTTTATCTGGTCAGCTGATATCGGAAGAACTCCTGTCTGAATAAGTGCTCCAAGCAGAACCATATTGACAGTAAGGTCGTTTCCGGCTTCTTTGGCAAGCACTGTTGCATCAAATGCGATAAGTTTTTTTGTTTTTTCCCTGAAAACTGATTTTATGGTTTCCATCTCAGGGTATACGCCCTTTCCTGTGGCAACTGTAAAAGGTGGCAAAGGAGAGAGATTTGTTATGACAACTGTATTGGGATTGCATTTCTTTATTGCTCTCAGAGCCTCGGATGGTTCGAAACTGAGAAAAATATCAGCTTCTCCATCTGATATGATCGTGCTTTTGGCGTCTCCGAAAACTATGGCAGATTCCACAACTCCGCCACGCTGGGCCATGCCGTGGATTTCGCTCATTCTTACAGGGACTCCTGCTGCAAGAGCTGCTTCACCAAGTATCTTGGAAGCCAGAAGATTGCCCTGACCTCCTACAGCAACCATTATAAGTCTTTTGACATTTTTCATATAGCATCCTGTTATAATAACCGGTTTCAGACCTGGGCTTGTATTGCCCTTTGTCATCTTTTTTTGTAAAAAAGCTCCGCAAAAAACTTTAAGGATTTTTGATTTCAGAAGTTTGATTTGGTATTGACTGCAGGGATAAAAAGTCCTCAATCACAAATCCAAAATCATCAATTATTTTTTAACCCTTCACCGGAACAATGGCTTTTTCAGGACATAACTGCGCGCATACCGCACAACCTGTGCAAAGATTCTCGTTGATTCTGACCCTGTCTCCGTCAAGATAGAAGGCCGGGCACGCAAAGTTGTTCAGGCATTCCCTGTGGTTCTTGCATTTATCTGAAACCTGAAATTTATTGCCTTTTGCCTGCTTGAGATTCTTTGCGTAAAGAATGCACTTTTCCTTGGCAATGATTACGGACACACCCTTGAACGCGACAGCTTCCTTGATTGCTTCAATGCTTTTCTTTACATTATAGGGTTTTATAACAGAGACATGCTTTACTCCAAGCGCCTTAACAACGCTCTCTATGTCGATCTGTCCGTATCCATCGAGTCCGAGTTCTTTCATGTCAACGCCAGGATTTGGCTGGTGTCCTGTCATTGCAGTCACCCTGTTGTCAAGTATGACAAGGGTGAAATCATGATTATTGAAAACAGCGTTGATAAGCCCTGACATTCCTGAATGAAAAAAGGTTGAGTCTCCGACGAATGAGATTACCTTGTTGTCCGTTACCTTTGAAAATCCGCAGGATGTGGATGTGGATGCACCCATGCAAAGAACATAGTCAGCCATGGAAAGAGGCGGCAGGAATCCGAGCGTGTAGCATCCTATGTCAGAAGGGATCATTACTTTCATTCCTTCCGTGGCTTTTTTCACTGCATAGAAGGTCGCTCTGTGTGAGCATCCGGCGCAAAGATTTGGCGGACGGTTCGGAACCTCAGGGGTGTTTGCCGTATCAATCAGAGCTGGAGCATTGTATGCAAAGCCAAAATACTCAGCCAATGTTTTTCTGACCATTGCAGGATCATATTCATAAAGACGCGAAAAAAGATCCTTTGCCTTTCCAGCTATTTTGACTGTC
This genomic stretch from Desulforegula conservatrix Mb1Pa harbors:
- a CDS encoding enoyl-CoA hydratase/isomerase family protein, which codes for MSGITIEKQGGTAIISMSNGENRHNPVFAAGLLAALNEAEADASVTAIILTSTDPKSFSLGIDIEWMSKAFADQKLDDIRKFMYDMNEVFKKLFLIPVPTIAAIGGHAFGNGAIISCACDFRFMRKDRGFFCFPEVDLGIPFLPGMIAFCRKAIPEYKFLEMKLTGKRYGGEELAANNVVMKACDGPEDLMKSALEFAATFAKKRGIFGEHKKRLNKHIVEIMEKEDPAVIEPVALFVAN
- a CDS encoding potassium channel family protein; the protein is MDKRQSMVEGIKKRLYILLTSILLTIMAGASGYYAIFMGERSFIDCVYMTVISLTSVGYGEVVPVTGNPLAQFYTMGLLIFGMGIILYAISSFTAILIEGELSGMLRRNKMERKIRGLKRHYIVCGGGETGLPLIEEIIKNKEEAVLIDFDPDSAAHHQFRDSILYIRGDATDDQNLISAGIDHAAGIIISLPSDKDNLYITMTARMMNPKIRIISRMTNPKMRDKLIKAGADGVVSPNFIGALRMASEMLRPVTVSFLDTMLRSGDGTLRIHDIQITGDSHFTGKKIEDINLNKKYDLLLLGLKKDKEMIFNPSVETEIKEGMTLIVMGKSADISKAKNQIS
- the iorB gene encoding indolepyruvate ferredoxin oxidoreductase subunit beta, translating into MKNVKRLIMVAVGGQGNLLASKILGEAALAAGVPVRMSEIHGMAQRGGVVESAIVFGDAKSTIISDGEADIFLSFEPSEALRAIKKCNPNTVVITNLSPLPPFTVATGKGVYPEMETIKSVFREKTKKLIAFDATVLAKEAGNDLTVNMVLLGALIQTGVLPISADQIKEAIKARIKPQLAEINIKAFDLGFQEAAKAA